CGCTTCGAAAGTTCCGCGCCGGGCTTTGGCAAAGGCCCATTTTCGTTGGTCGCATGGCGGTCAAGCCATTGTTCGGACGCGGGAAGCAGCGCGCGATAAATTTCGCCGCACAGCGTTCGGGCCGCCCTGCCCGGCCAGTCCGAAGGCAACAGCGCGGTCGGCAGCAGCGGGTCGCGGAGCACGACACGGCGGTAATAGTGGATCAGCAGGACCCGCGCGGTGAAGGCGTCGACCTCCGCGAGAAGTTCGCCGCGGCCGATCCAGCCGTGCAGCGGCTCGAAGGTTTTGATGAACTTCTGATAGGCATCCGCAGTGCGATGCAGCGGCCAGCTTTCGCTGAGCAGCCGTCGCCCGCTATCGTCTTCGGCCGAGACTTCGAGGCGGATGGCGCCGGCGGCTTCCGCCGGCACCGGCACGCCCGACGGTGCGACCCACACGCCGGGCAGCGGACTGCCGAAGCCCGCGTTCTTCAGCGCCTCGCGCGAGGCGTCACGGTCTTCGCCATTGCCGATCAGCAGCAGCTCGAACCGGCCGGTCCAATCGGAGGCCGGCGGGCCGTAGATGTGTTTCGTTGCGATATCAAAAGTTTGCCGTCCGCTCTGCACCAGGCGGTAGAAGCTGTTGCGGCCCACTTTATTGCGTTCGAACCAGCCGTCGGCGGTCAGCCGCGACATCGCGGTGCGCACCACGCTGGCGTCGATGTCGAGTTGTTCGAAGAACTCGAGAAGCGTGCCGAGCCAGACCGAACCGCCGCGCGGCACGATGGCGTCACCGAATACGGTGATGACGATCGAACCGGTGCGCGACGGTTCGCGCTTCAACTGCTGGATGATGCGGGCAAGTGGCGGCGGCATGCATCAAGGCATAGCGCGTTTTTTGGGCTAGCGACAACGGCGCTATCTTCTCCTTCTCCCCGTTCTTCACGGGGAGAAGGTTGGGATGAGGGGCTCTCTCCACGATCGCAATCTATCGATAGACCTGTACCCCCTCACCCGGATCGCATCAGACGATGCGATCCGACCTCTCCCCGCAAGCGGGGCGAGGTAAGAAGCGCGCGCTTACCGATGCGGGTTCGGATAAACCAGGCTGCGCCAGCCGCTTCGATCGAACGGCGCCCACTCGCCCTCAGCCTGCGCCAGGCGATCCGCGACCGCGTAGACGGCGGCGGGGTGATGGCCCATGCCGCAATGACTGCTCTCGACCTCGATGCTTTCGGAAGTCGCTGACGTCTGCTCCATACAGCCCTGCCACGCGCAGATGCCGTCAGTACGGCTGAAGATCGCAGTGGTCGGCACCGGCGGCGGCGCCGCCAGCGCGCCGCCGAAGCGCGCATCCTCTTCATCGGCGCGGCGGCCGCTCGCCATCTCGTAGACGCGCCAGGCGTTGGTCCCCTTCGGGCCGGTGGCAAACGGGCTGCCGAGCGTGATCACCGAACGGACGCGCTCCGGCATCATCTTGGCGAGTTGGCGCGCATAGAGACCGCCGAGGCTCCAGCCGACCAGCGAGACCTTGCGGCCATGCGCGTCGTTCAACTCCTGCACCAGATCGACCATCGCGTTCTGCACGCCGTGGCGCAGACCGAGGTTGCGGCCCTGGCGCCAGCCCGAGACGGCGTAACCGCGGTTCTTCAGGAAGCTGCGCAGCGGCCGCGTCGAGGTATCGGACGCCACGAGGCCGGGCAGTACTAATACGGGATGGCCGTCGCCGCGGGGCGCGAGGCTCAGGAGCGGCAACGCCCCGAGAAACGCGCCCAGTTCGGAAATGGCTCGCCCCTCCAGAAACATCAGGGTTCTGGACGGCGGCGAAAGCGTCTGTGTAGCAACGGACATCATGTCTCCTCTCGGGCTGGCCCCTTACGTCTCGGCAGCCAAGCCACTGGTTCAGTTAGACGCAACGCAGCAGAATCGTTCGCGACGCAACATTGTTCCATAAAAAGCTAGGGAACCGGTTTTGGTCTTGCAAGCGGCCCAGGTCACACTTGGGAAAAGTAAAGCCGTTGACGTGATTAATTAGTCACAGCAGCCGCAGCAGGTATTCGAGCGTGTAGAGCGCCAGCCCCGCAAGCCCGCCGATCAGCGAGCCGTTGAAGCGGATGTATTGCAAGTCGCGGCCGATGTTGATTTCGATCAGCGAGATCAACTGCCCCATGTCCCACGACTTGACCTGGTCGGCGATGAAGGTCGAGACACCGCTCTTCTGTTCGGCGACGACCGTCCGCAGCACGGCCACGAGACCCTGGTTGATTTCGGTGCGCAGTTCAGCGTCGCCGGCCAATGCCTCGCCTGCGGTTACGAACATGCGCACCAGATACTGCTGCAGCACCTGCGTCTCACCGGAAGCGCTGCGCTCGAAGAACGAGCGCGCGTTAGCCCAGATATGACGCGCGAGACCGGACAGTTCGGGGCGCGCCAGCAGATCGCGCTTCAGGCCCTGGATGCGCTCCGCATAGGTCGGATCGGTGCCGAGGCGATCGACGAAGGTCAACACCATGCGATCGAACTCGCCGCGAAACGGATGCGCGGGATCGTTGCGAACTTCCTCGAAGAACGCGCTTGCCGAAGCGACGATCTTGTTCACCAGAAACTTGTCGGCGCGATACAGCTTTAGCAGCGTCGGCAACTCGGCGCGGATCTTTTCGCGGATCATGGCCATGGTCTCGGCCTGCGTCATCGTCTGATGCACCCCGCGCAGGAGATCGTCGAGCAACCCCTGATGCCGGCCCTCCTTCACGAAGGCACGCAGCGTACCGGCAGCGAGCGGCGCCAAATCGATCGCCATCAGTTGCGCGGTGATGCGGCGGCTGACGAAAGTCATCAACCCCGAGTTCTCGGTCGCCGCCACCGCTTCGGGCAACAGCCGCAGCGCAAAGCGCGCGAGATCCTCGCTGCGCTTGCGGTCGCGCAGCCAGTCGGCGATGAACGAGCCGAAATCGATCTGCCGCAGTTTTGCTTCGACGGGAGCAGATTCGAGGAAATGCACCTCGATGAATTCGCCGAGCTTGTCGGCGATGCGGTGCTGGTTGCTCTGGATGATCGCGGTGTGCGGGATCGGCAGGCCCAGCGGCCGTTTGAACAAGGCTACCACGGCGTACCAGTCGGCGAGGCCGCCGATGGTAGCCGCTTCCGCGAAGGCAGCGATGAAGCTGAACACTGGATGCACCGGTAGCAACGCCTTCGCGCCGAGGAAAATCGCAAACGTCGCCGCCAGCACCGACGTTGCCAGCAATTTCACGCGCCGCAACTCGGCGGCGCGGACGGCGTCGCCGGGGGAGTCGATGCTGAAGGTGGCGGGAAGGCTCATGACGGCTTTCGGAGGGATACACCCACTTCAATCATAGCGCGATGCACCCACTGCCGTCATTCCGGGGCGTACACGAAGCACGAACCTCAGATGTGCAGTTGCACATCGGGGAATCTCGAGATTCCGGATCGCCGCTTCGCGTCGTCCGGAATGACAGGGCACACCCGACAAAAAGAAGGCCCGCCTAAGCGGGCCTTCGAAAATGCAGTTGTCAGGCGGATCGCGATCAGGCGGTCTTGGAGTAGACCTTGGCAAAATTGTCCTGCGCGTTCTTGGCACCCTCGGTGACGAGCTTGCCGAGATATTCGGTGGTGGCCTTCGCCCGCGAGACGAGCACTTCGCCGCGCGCACGGACCATGTCCGACTGGATCTGGGCGGCTTCGCTCAGCGACTTGGCCGAAGCGAGCTTGTCGATGCCGGCGAAGAACGCTTCCGCGTCCTGATAGAACGCCTGCTGGATGTTGCGGCTGATCTTGGCGGCCTCGGTGACCGAACCGGCAACGGCGGTCTCGATGGCAGCGGTGACCTTCTCGGAACCGGCATGCATGTCGGCGGCGCGAACCTTGGCGGTCTCGGCCTGCTTCTT
This portion of the Bradyrhizobium sp. AZCC 2262 genome encodes:
- the paaX gene encoding phenylacetic acid degradation operon negative regulatory protein PaaX gives rise to the protein MPPPLARIIQQLKREPSRTGSIVITVFGDAIVPRGGSVWLGTLLEFFEQLDIDASVVRTAMSRLTADGWFERNKVGRNSFYRLVQSGRQTFDIATKHIYGPPASDWTGRFELLLIGNGEDRDASREALKNAGFGSPLPGVWVAPSGVPVPAEAAGAIRLEVSAEDDSGRRLLSESWPLHRTADAYQKFIKTFEPLHGWIGRGELLAEVDAFTARVLLIHYYRRVVLRDPLLPTALLPSDWPGRAARTLCGEIYRALLPASEQWLDRHATNENGPLPKPGAELSKRFRDP
- a CDS encoding DUF445 domain-containing protein, whose amino-acid sequence is MSLPATFSIDSPGDAVRAAELRRVKLLATSVLAATFAIFLGAKALLPVHPVFSFIAAFAEAATIGGLADWYAVVALFKRPLGLPIPHTAIIQSNQHRIADKLGEFIEVHFLESAPVEAKLRQIDFGSFIADWLRDRKRSEDLARFALRLLPEAVAATENSGLMTFVSRRITAQLMAIDLAPLAAGTLRAFVKEGRHQGLLDDLLRGVHQTMTQAETMAMIREKIRAELPTLLKLYRADKFLVNKIVASASAFFEEVRNDPAHPFRGEFDRMVLTFVDRLGTDPTYAERIQGLKRDLLARPELSGLARHIWANARSFFERSASGETQVLQQYLVRMFVTAGEALAGDAELRTEINQGLVAVLRTVVAEQKSGVSTFIADQVKSWDMGQLISLIEINIGRDLQYIRFNGSLIGGLAGLALYTLEYLLRLL
- a CDS encoding phasin, encoding MTTETNSVLNTVKEAFAPVTEAFTKLQNLEVPEAAREFVKKQAETAKVRAADMHAGSEKVTAAIETAVAGSVTEAAKISRNIQQAFYQDAEAFFAGIDKLASAKSLSEAAQIQSDMVRARGEVLVSRAKATTEYLGKLVTEGAKNAQDNFAKVYSKTA
- a CDS encoding esterase/lipase family protein produces the protein MSVATQTLSPPSRTLMFLEGRAISELGAFLGALPLLSLAPRGDGHPVLVLPGLVASDTSTRPLRSFLKNRGYAVSGWRQGRNLGLRHGVQNAMVDLVQELNDAHGRKVSLVGWSLGGLYARQLAKMMPERVRSVITLGSPFATGPKGTNAWRVYEMASGRRADEEDARFGGALAAPPPVPTTAIFSRTDGICAWQGCMEQTSATSESIEVESSHCGMGHHPAAVYAVADRLAQAEGEWAPFDRSGWRSLVYPNPHR